A window of Streptomyces sp. N50 contains these coding sequences:
- a CDS encoding helix-turn-helix domain-containing protein, protein MRGPNRRQMYAEQTRADLVATARKLFVDNGFAGTSVEAITGAALVSKGTFYHHFPDKKAMFAELYTELIQQVGALGDATSEAVRATPDEPAMTAVADLTHVFLRRTIDDPLHRELMAQAPAVLGEQYRHINETVAQPPIERLLTVLAERGDLQPDVPVATVARLLLAGLCEGNQIIAAAADREDALARTFRAITLLMSGLAADDISARG, encoded by the coding sequence ATGAGAGGGCCAAACCGACGCCAGATGTACGCGGAGCAGACCCGGGCGGACCTGGTGGCGACCGCGCGCAAACTGTTCGTCGACAACGGCTTCGCGGGCACGTCGGTCGAGGCCATCACCGGGGCGGCGCTGGTGAGCAAGGGCACCTTCTATCACCACTTCCCGGACAAGAAGGCGATGTTCGCCGAGCTGTACACGGAGCTCATTCAGCAGGTCGGGGCTCTGGGAGACGCGACGTCCGAGGCGGTCCGGGCCACGCCGGACGAGCCTGCCATGACCGCGGTGGCCGACCTCACGCACGTCTTCCTGCGGCGGACCATCGACGACCCCCTGCACCGTGAGCTGATGGCTCAGGCACCCGCGGTCCTGGGCGAGCAGTACCGGCACATCAACGAAACCGTCGCCCAACCGCCGATCGAACGGCTCCTGACCGTTTTGGCCGAACGCGGCGACCTGCAACCGGATGTGCCCGTCGCCACCGTCGCCCGGCTGCTCTTGGCAGGCCTGTGCGAGGGCAACCAGATCATCGCCGCCGCGGCGGATCGGGAAGATGCCCTGGCCAGGACGTTCCGCGCGATCACCCTGCTGATGTCGGGCCTGGCCGCCGACGACATCAGCGCCCGCGGTTGA
- a CDS encoding LLM class flavin-dependent oxidoreductase, producing the protein MRTSTTIEASGADWQEIVDYVTEAEKLGLDICWVAEAWGSEAPSPLGYLAARTERMLLGSGIIQLGTRTPMAIARAAITLSRISDGRFLLGLGPSGPQVIEGLHGVPFDRPLSRMRETVEIVRRAASGEKVAYSGREFQIPLPGGDAKPMRLSMRAEYDIPVYLATLSPKMLHLTGEIADGWLGTSFVPEGAKEAYFDHLDQGLAAAGRSRSDLDICQGAEVGFAEDEDALRVMVAGRKKELAFSLGGMGSATTNFYNNAYSRQGWAEMAAEVRTRWQAGDRDGATGLVTDEMVLATTLIGTEDMVRERLRVWRDTGVDTVRFYPAGETLAARLATLGRAIDLVRDIEDEAAQ; encoded by the coding sequence ATGCGCACCTCTACCACGATCGAAGCCTCCGGCGCCGATTGGCAGGAGATCGTCGACTACGTCACCGAGGCGGAGAAGCTCGGTCTGGACATCTGCTGGGTGGCGGAGGCGTGGGGCTCCGAGGCGCCCTCGCCGCTGGGCTACCTCGCCGCGAGGACCGAGCGCATGCTGCTCGGATCGGGAATCATCCAGCTCGGCACCCGCACGCCGATGGCCATCGCCCGCGCCGCGATCACGCTGTCCCGGATTTCCGACGGGCGCTTCCTTCTCGGACTCGGACCCTCCGGGCCGCAGGTGATCGAAGGGCTGCACGGAGTGCCCTTCGACCGTCCGCTGTCACGGATGCGAGAGACCGTCGAGATCGTGCGGCGGGCCGCGTCGGGGGAGAAAGTCGCCTACTCCGGGCGGGAGTTCCAGATCCCCCTGCCGGGCGGGGATGCCAAGCCCATGCGGCTGTCGATGCGCGCCGAGTACGACATCCCGGTCTACCTGGCGACCCTCTCCCCGAAGATGCTGCACCTGACCGGTGAGATCGCGGACGGCTGGCTGGGCACCAGTTTCGTACCCGAGGGCGCCAAGGAGGCGTACTTCGACCACCTGGACCAGGGCCTGGCTGCCGCTGGTCGCAGCCGCTCGGACCTGGACATCTGCCAGGGCGCCGAGGTCGGCTTCGCCGAAGACGAGGACGCGCTGCGCGTAATGGTCGCCGGGCGCAAGAAGGAGCTTGCCTTCAGCCTCGGCGGTATGGGCTCGGCAACCACGAACTTCTACAACAACGCCTACAGCCGCCAGGGTTGGGCCGAGATGGCGGCCGAGGTCCGGACACGTTGGCAGGCGGGGGACCGGGACGGCGCGACCGGCCTGGTCACCGACGAGATGGTGCTGGCGACCACGCTGATCGGAACCGAGGACATGGTGCGCGAGCGGCTGCGCGTGTGGCGCGACACCGGTGTCGACACCGTTCGCTTCTATCCCGCCGGCGAGACCCTCGCGGCCCGACTCGCGACCTTGGGCCGGGCCATCGATCTGGTCCGCGACATCGAGGACGAGGCGGCACAGTAG
- a CDS encoding SRPBCC family protein — MEWTGARYADKPTVEVHTWIAAPPAEVWALVSDIELMPRLSPELQSVEWLDGGGAPALGARFIGRSSHESLGEWATTSHIVECEPSRRLAWAVEDPLNPTAIWRFLLEPQDGGTLLREWMQMGPARSGLSFAIDRMPEKEQKIVFVRMREFEANMIATVEGIKKLAEGAGASGEATL; from the coding sequence ATGGAGTGGACGGGCGCGCGCTATGCGGACAAGCCGACGGTCGAGGTCCATACCTGGATCGCCGCCCCACCGGCAGAGGTGTGGGCGCTGGTGTCCGACATCGAGCTGATGCCGCGCCTGAGTCCCGAGCTGCAATCGGTCGAGTGGCTGGACGGCGGAGGCGCCCCTGCCCTGGGAGCCCGGTTCATCGGCCGGAGCAGTCATGAGTCCTTGGGGGAGTGGGCCACCACGTCCCACATCGTCGAGTGTGAGCCGTCGAGGAGGCTCGCTTGGGCGGTGGAGGACCCGTTGAACCCGACAGCGATCTGGCGGTTCTTGTTGGAGCCGCAGGACGGCGGCACTCTGCTGCGGGAATGGATGCAGATGGGGCCCGCTCGCTCGGGTCTCTCCTTCGCCATCGACCGTATGCCGGAGAAGGAGCAGAAGATCGTCTTCGTGCGCATGCGGGAGTTCGAGGCCAACATGATCGCCACTGTCGAGGGGATCAAGAAGCTGGCTGAGGGTGCCGGGGCCTCTGGCGAGGCGACTCTCTGA
- a CDS encoding helix-turn-helix domain-containing protein yields the protein MRRTSFAQWPCSIARTMDLLGDWWTPLVLREAFYGIRRFDAFHESLGIARNTLTDRLRRLVEEGLLEKRPYRAEPVRYDYVLTEKGRDFYGVLLVMNRWGDRWLAGEAGPPVAMHHEVCGEDTHAEVVCAACGEPMTADNTRTRMGPGYPPHLAERPDVKERFAG from the coding sequence ATGAGGCGGACATCCTTTGCTCAGTGGCCCTGCTCGATCGCGCGGACCATGGACCTGCTCGGGGACTGGTGGACGCCGTTGGTGCTGCGCGAGGCGTTCTACGGGATCCGGCGGTTCGACGCGTTCCACGAGTCGCTGGGGATCGCACGCAACACGCTCACGGACCGGCTGCGCCGGCTGGTGGAGGAAGGGCTGCTGGAGAAGCGGCCGTACCGGGCGGAGCCGGTTCGCTACGACTACGTGCTCACCGAGAAGGGGCGCGACTTCTACGGCGTGCTGCTGGTGATGAATCGCTGGGGGGACCGTTGGCTGGCTGGTGAAGCGGGCCCGCCGGTCGCCATGCATCACGAGGTGTGCGGGGAGGACACCCATGCCGAGGTGGTGTGCGCCGCCTGCGGTGAGCCGATGACCGCGGACAACACCCGCACTCGGATGGGCCCTGGCTATCCGCCGCACCTGGCCGAGCGGCCGGATGTGAAGGAGCGTTTCGCGGGCTGA
- a CDS encoding short-chain dehydrogenase/reductase: protein MKRDLLGRKLVVTGAARGIGEKVARLAAARGARVALIGLESDRLRDLADDLGPAASWCEADVRDGAALRSAIDGAAEVMGGVDLVLANAGVVAYGTVRQTDDASFERVLDVNVNGVFRTLKYATPHLERSRGHVLVVASALSFMPLAAMASYGASKAAVELLALTYRQEVAHLGVTVGLVHPSWIDTDLVRGAEADLPSFQGLRRRLPYPGNVTTSADRAAAAIVDGLVRRRSRVYVPRAVAVANWAKGALNSPLTWPWARRFASRAVPSLEREVEALGRHDQLTPNTNSPTVETRSP from the coding sequence ATGAAACGTGACTTGCTGGGCAGAAAGCTGGTTGTCACCGGAGCGGCACGTGGGATCGGCGAGAAGGTGGCCCGCCTGGCCGCCGCCCGAGGGGCTCGTGTGGCCCTGATCGGCCTGGAGTCCGATCGACTGCGCGACCTCGCCGATGATCTGGGCCCCGCCGCCTCATGGTGTGAGGCCGATGTGCGTGACGGTGCCGCCCTCCGGTCAGCGATCGATGGGGCCGCGGAGGTCATGGGTGGCGTCGACCTCGTCCTCGCCAATGCCGGCGTCGTGGCGTACGGAACGGTGCGGCAGACAGATGATGCGTCGTTCGAACGGGTCCTGGACGTCAATGTGAACGGGGTGTTCCGCACCCTCAAGTACGCGACGCCCCATCTGGAGCGCAGCCGGGGCCATGTACTGGTCGTGGCGTCCGCGCTCTCCTTCATGCCGCTGGCCGCGATGGCCTCGTACGGCGCGAGCAAGGCCGCGGTCGAGTTGCTCGCCCTGACCTACCGCCAGGAGGTGGCACACCTCGGGGTCACGGTCGGCCTTGTGCACCCCTCCTGGATCGACACGGACCTTGTCCGAGGGGCCGAGGCAGACCTCCCCTCGTTCCAGGGGCTGCGCCGACGGCTGCCCTATCCGGGCAATGTCACCACCAGCGCCGACCGGGCTGCCGCTGCGATCGTCGACGGGCTCGTGCGCCGACGCAGCCGCGTGTACGTCCCCCGCGCCGTCGCCGTGGCCAACTGGGCCAAGGGGGCACTGAACTCGCCGCTGACCTGGCCCTGGGCTCGGCGTTTCGCCTCCCGCGCGGTTCCGTCCCTGGAACGGGAGGTCGAGGCATTGGGGAGGCATGACCAACTCACGCCGAATACCAACAGCCCCACCGTGGAGACCAGGTCGCCCTAG
- a CDS encoding TetR-like C-terminal domain-containing protein, with amino-acid sequence MAGRARVEDAQERLVQAAIGLLAERGPSAIKARTVASASGLSTMVVYSHFGGIPELMSAVADHGFKELGRAFAQVPMTEDPIAELFAMALTCRRMAHENPHLYDLMFGLSTRATYRPLSDTDLRLSGHSPGFREAHAHVAAACERFVRSGRGRQQRPEAVAAQLWSFVHGYITLELAEHFVEFDDAVAQVLLPMGVNFSVGLGDRRERAEASHEAGARLYDSIVQGL; translated from the coding sequence ATGGCAGGGCGGGCGAGGGTCGAAGACGCGCAGGAGCGACTTGTCCAGGCGGCCATCGGTCTGCTGGCCGAGCGGGGGCCGTCGGCCATCAAGGCGCGCACGGTGGCTTCCGCGAGCGGACTGTCGACCATGGTGGTCTACAGCCACTTCGGCGGGATCCCTGAGCTGATGAGCGCCGTTGCCGACCATGGGTTCAAGGAACTCGGTAGAGCTTTTGCCCAGGTGCCGATGACTGAGGATCCGATCGCGGAACTCTTCGCCATGGCCTTGACGTGTCGCCGAATGGCCCACGAGAACCCTCACCTCTACGACCTGATGTTCGGCCTGTCCACTCGCGCGACATACCGGCCGCTGTCGGACACGGACCTTCGCCTGAGCGGGCATTCACCGGGATTTCGAGAAGCCCACGCCCATGTCGCCGCGGCGTGCGAACGGTTCGTGCGCTCCGGCAGGGGCCGGCAGCAGCGACCCGAGGCCGTAGCCGCTCAGCTGTGGAGCTTTGTACACGGCTACATCACCCTTGAACTGGCCGAGCACTTCGTCGAGTTCGACGACGCGGTGGCGCAGGTGCTTCTACCGATGGGTGTGAACTTCTCTGTCGGCCTGGGTGACAGGCGTGAACGTGCCGAGGCCTCGCACGAGGCCGGCGCGCGCTTGTACGACTCCATCGTCCAAGGCCTGTGA
- a CDS encoding enoyl-CoA hydratase/isomerase family protein: MPYKDKGHLEIEVRGAVLIVRVDGGPHQEFGLDISTQLDKLVDRADRDPNIRAVVFTGAHPERFVSHAAVRWLQEEGAASPTVGRRGAAAVVRMAKHVDRSRLLGTLMRKTPMRGALQLEHLHTTFLRMNRSGVLFVAALNGSALGLGAEFAWACDLRVMADGDFFIGQPEILLGIIPGGGGTQRLTRLIGTHRSLAAILEGRPFTPAEALANGAVDQVVPQDKVVAQAIELAERFGKRPKGSVEAAKRSVYFGGSMSLEDGLHVERAEFFARVMSKEGQELMLDYQDTTEATGELPLYSPDTYAQALASGSVPGRRPANGR, from the coding sequence ATGCCGTACAAAGACAAGGGCCATCTCGAGATCGAGGTCCGGGGAGCCGTCCTGATCGTCCGGGTCGACGGCGGCCCACACCAGGAGTTCGGCCTCGACATCTCCACCCAGCTGGACAAACTGGTGGACCGGGCCGACCGCGATCCGAACATTCGTGCCGTCGTGTTCACCGGGGCGCATCCCGAACGGTTCGTCAGCCATGCCGCGGTCCGATGGCTTCAAGAAGAGGGCGCAGCCAGCCCTACGGTCGGCCGCCGTGGAGCCGCCGCCGTCGTGCGCATGGCAAAGCACGTGGACCGATCTCGTCTCCTGGGCACCTTGATGCGCAAGACTCCGATGCGAGGTGCCCTCCAACTGGAGCACCTGCACACGACCTTCCTCCGGATGAACCGCAGCGGTGTCCTCTTCGTCGCCGCCCTCAACGGTTCGGCTCTCGGCCTCGGCGCGGAGTTCGCCTGGGCATGCGATCTGCGGGTCATGGCCGACGGGGACTTCTTCATCGGCCAGCCGGAAATCCTCCTCGGCATCATCCCGGGCGGAGGCGGCACCCAACGGCTGACCCGCCTGATCGGCACCCACCGTTCCTTGGCCGCGATCCTCGAAGGCAGGCCCTTCACGCCTGCGGAGGCTCTCGCCAACGGGGCGGTCGACCAGGTCGTTCCGCAGGACAAGGTGGTCGCACAGGCCATCGAACTCGCAGAACGCTTCGGCAAGCGGCCGAAGGGGTCGGTCGAGGCCGCCAAGCGGTCGGTGTACTTCGGCGGCTCGATGTCGCTGGAGGACGGTCTGCACGTCGAACGCGCCGAGTTCTTCGCCAGAGTCATGTCCAAGGAGGGGCAGGAACTGATGCTCGACTACCAGGACACGACAGAGGCCACCGGCGAGCTCCCGCTCTACAGCCCGGACACGTACGCGCAGGCGCTCGCCTCGGGCAGCGTGCCCGGGCGCCGCCCGGCGAATGGACGGTGA
- a CDS encoding alpha/beta hydrolase, translating to MTAPQPFIRHNVTFPSGDSTCAGWLYLPTGVVSPPVVVLGHGLGATREMRLDAFAERFAQAGIASLAFTYRHFGDSGGHPRQLLSIRRQLADWDSALAYVRTRHDVDRARVAVWGSSFGGGHAITVASRHPELRAAVAQCPFTDGLASALALGPLASLRMTPVLARDLTARVRGKAPAMVPIAAAPGSPALMNAPDALPGYQALQPPGKTFRNEVAARVIPTIAGYRPGRAAKKVAMPILFCVSNTDSVTPPAQTLRYARTAPQGEIKRYDAGHFDFYTGETFEELVRDQIEFLARQLDPAPAASTT from the coding sequence ATGACCGCTCCGCAGCCCTTCATCCGGCACAACGTCACCTTCCCCTCCGGCGACAGTACCTGCGCCGGCTGGCTCTACCTGCCCACAGGTGTCGTCTCCCCGCCCGTCGTCGTTCTCGGACACGGCCTGGGTGCGACCCGCGAGATGCGCCTGGACGCCTTCGCCGAGCGTTTCGCGCAGGCCGGCATCGCCTCCCTGGCCTTCACGTACCGACACTTCGGGGACAGCGGCGGCCACCCTCGCCAGCTCCTGTCGATCAGGCGTCAGCTGGCCGACTGGGACTCCGCCCTCGCCTACGTCAGGACACGCCATGACGTCGACCGCGCACGCGTCGCGGTGTGGGGCAGTTCCTTCGGCGGCGGCCACGCCATCACGGTGGCCTCTCGACATCCGGAACTGCGCGCGGCCGTGGCCCAGTGCCCGTTCACCGACGGCCTCGCCTCCGCGCTCGCGCTCGGCCCGCTCGCCTCGCTCAGAATGACTCCGGTGCTCGCCCGGGATCTGACGGCCAGAGTGCGCGGCAAGGCGCCCGCGATGGTGCCGATCGCCGCCGCCCCCGGTTCGCCGGCCCTCATGAACGCTCCGGACGCCCTCCCCGGATACCAGGCGCTGCAGCCACCCGGGAAGACGTTCCGCAACGAGGTCGCGGCACGCGTGATCCCGACCATCGCCGGCTACCGGCCCGGGCGGGCCGCGAAGAAGGTCGCCATGCCGATCCTCTTCTGCGTCAGCAACACCGACTCGGTCACACCTCCCGCCCAGACCCTGCGGTACGCGCGCACCGCGCCCCAGGGAGAGATCAAGCGGTACGACGCCGGTCACTTCGACTTCTACACAGGCGAGACGTTCGAGGAACTGGTCCGCGACCAGATCGAGTTCCTCGCCCGCCAGCTGGACCCGGCACCCGCCGCATCGACGACTTGA
- a CDS encoding class I adenylate-forming enzyme family protein, whose translation MNFASLPDRRAEVDPQGAAVSDGRQSFTNAQLLSGVLRTARQLHDLGIGPGDVVALKLTNRVEFVLLLFAAWRLGATVTPVNPSMTDVEVVRQLKDSGARLLVVEDGSETTAGLTTLTVGELREHQAPEWDQAPRPDSSALALLIYTSGTTGVPKGVMLDHANIDAMVEMGRQALELGPSDRCLLILPLFHVNGIVVSILTPLLAGASVVIAGRRFDPHRFFDLVEQERPTFFSAVPTIYSMLAALPDDVRPDTSSVRFAVCGAAPASAELLTRFEARYGFPLVEGYGLSEGTCGSTINPVAGPRRAGTVGLPFPGQEIRILDADGTEAAPGTDGEVVLRGPNIMRGYLGRPDDTARVVVDGWLHTGDVGHLDAEGYLTLVGRSKDMIIRGGENIYPKEIEDVLASDPSVLDAAVIGVPDEKWGEVVVAYVQPRPGSTIDPAALEALCARSLTGFKRPASYVVVEAIPKNAVGKIDKGSLRAGHTAVLSGS comes from the coding sequence ATGAATTTCGCTTCTCTGCCCGATCGCCGAGCCGAGGTCGACCCCCAGGGGGCCGCGGTCTCGGACGGGCGGCAGTCCTTCACCAACGCCCAACTGCTGAGCGGCGTCCTCCGGACGGCGCGCCAGCTCCACGATCTCGGAATCGGTCCCGGTGACGTCGTCGCCCTCAAGCTGACGAACCGCGTCGAGTTCGTCCTTCTGCTGTTCGCCGCCTGGCGGCTCGGCGCCACCGTCACGCCGGTCAACCCGAGCATGACCGATGTCGAAGTGGTCCGGCAGCTCAAGGACTCCGGTGCGCGCCTGCTCGTGGTCGAGGACGGTTCGGAAACCACGGCAGGCCTGACCACACTCACCGTCGGTGAACTGCGCGAACATCAGGCGCCGGAGTGGGATCAGGCACCGCGTCCGGACTCGTCCGCGCTGGCTCTCCTCATCTACACCAGCGGCACGACCGGGGTACCCAAGGGCGTGATGCTCGACCACGCCAACATCGACGCCATGGTGGAGATGGGACGCCAGGCTCTCGAGCTGGGGCCGAGCGACCGCTGCCTGCTGATCCTGCCGCTCTTCCACGTGAACGGCATCGTGGTGAGCATCCTGACGCCGCTTCTTGCCGGCGCCAGTGTCGTCATCGCGGGCCGCCGGTTCGACCCCCACCGCTTCTTCGACCTCGTCGAACAGGAGCGCCCCACCTTCTTCAGCGCCGTCCCGACGATCTACAGCATGCTCGCGGCACTCCCCGACGACGTTCGGCCCGACACATCGTCGGTGAGGTTCGCGGTCTGCGGCGCCGCACCTGCCTCCGCCGAGTTGCTGACCCGGTTCGAGGCCCGGTACGGGTTTCCCCTCGTCGAGGGGTACGGGCTCTCCGAAGGAACCTGCGGCTCCACCATCAACCCCGTTGCGGGACCCCGTCGCGCGGGAACCGTGGGGCTTCCCTTCCCCGGCCAGGAGATCCGGATCCTCGACGCCGACGGTACCGAGGCGGCGCCGGGCACGGACGGGGAGGTCGTCCTGAGGGGCCCCAACATCATGCGCGGCTATCTCGGCCGTCCGGACGACACGGCCCGGGTCGTCGTCGACGGCTGGTTGCACACGGGCGACGTGGGCCACCTCGACGCCGAGGGCTATCTGACCCTGGTCGGACGCTCGAAAGACATGATCATCCGTGGTGGGGAGAACATCTACCCCAAGGAGATCGAGGACGTGCTCGCGAGCGACCCGTCAGTCCTCGATGCCGCAGTGATCGGCGTACCCGACGAGAAGTGGGGCGAGGTGGTGGTCGCCTACGTTCAGCCCCGGCCTGGTTCGACCATCGACCCCGCGGCGCTCGAAGCGCTTTGCGCGCGCAGCCTGACCGGCTTCAAGCGCCCGGCCTCATACGTCGTGGTGGAAGCCATCCCGAAGAACGCGGTCGGCAAGATCGACAAAGGCTCCTTGCGGGCAGGCCACACTGCCGTCCTTTCAGGGTCCTGA
- a CDS encoding alpha/beta hydrolase yields the protein MGQPTVATGVSQVDGVRLHYLRAGSGPLLVLLHGWPQTSDCWRPVLADLAADHTVVAPDLRGYGLSDKPTAGYDKRRMAADIAGLVEVLGFEKAAVVGHDRGARVGHRWALDRPEQVERLAVLDIVPTREMFRRLDASLASGYWHWLFQMQPDLPERLVGHDVRGYLEYFFERWTYNRHGLTPDAVDGYVRAFSRPGAMRASFDDYRAMEQDIALDDIDASAGRRLAMPVLALWGAAGLPARLPTLEIWRDYADDVTGAEIPECGHFIPEEQPEALLAHLRPFLAGERNR from the coding sequence ATGGGACAGCCGACAGTGGCGACCGGAGTGAGTCAGGTGGACGGGGTCCGTCTGCACTACCTCCGCGCGGGATCCGGCCCTCTGCTCGTCCTGCTCCACGGCTGGCCGCAGACCTCCGACTGCTGGCGGCCGGTGCTGGCGGATCTCGCTGCCGACCACACCGTCGTGGCACCCGACCTGCGCGGCTACGGCCTGAGCGACAAACCCACCGCCGGCTACGACAAACGGCGGATGGCCGCCGACATCGCCGGCCTCGTCGAAGTGCTCGGCTTCGAGAAGGCCGCCGTCGTGGGGCACGACCGCGGCGCGCGGGTGGGGCACCGCTGGGCGCTGGACCGCCCGGAGCAGGTGGAACGGCTGGCCGTGCTCGACATCGTGCCCACCCGGGAGATGTTTCGCCGCCTGGACGCCTCGCTTGCCTCCGGGTACTGGCACTGGCTGTTTCAGATGCAGCCCGATCTGCCCGAGCGGCTGGTGGGGCATGACGTACGGGGGTATCTCGAGTACTTCTTCGAGCGGTGGACCTACAACCGCCACGGACTGACACCCGATGCAGTCGACGGGTACGTCCGCGCCTTCTCCCGTCCGGGTGCCATGCGCGCGAGTTTCGACGATTACCGGGCCATGGAGCAGGACATCGCGCTGGACGACATCGACGCCTCTGCGGGGCGCCGCCTCGCCATGCCGGTGCTGGCGTTGTGGGGTGCCGCGGGGCTGCCGGCCCGCTTGCCGACGCTGGAGATCTGGCGCGACTACGCGGATGACGTCACGGGTGCCGAGATCCCGGAATGCGGTCACTTCATCCCGGAAGAACAGCCGGAGGCGCTGCTGGCGCACTTGCGCCCGTTCCTGGCCGGAGAGAGGAACCGCTGA
- a CDS encoding CGNR zinc finger domain-containing protein — MATDGIWIWDGGRVCLDLVNTLRNRWRTPPTETLQSSGDLVLWLQEAGLLAPDPPRSAAAALASGRQLRETIDRAVLAVADGRLPTADDIMALNRSAAQAPRPALQIAITDGRLEPAGTTDLATDPAVALALVAQDAVDLLLSAEIRRVRVCGADTCALRFLDRSPAHNRRWCSMARCGNRTKVRLHQARARRSEHTPRG; from the coding sequence GTGGCAACGGACGGCATATGGATCTGGGACGGCGGGCGGGTCTGCCTGGACCTCGTCAACACCCTGCGCAACCGTTGGCGGACACCGCCGACGGAGACACTGCAGAGTTCGGGCGACCTGGTCCTCTGGCTTCAAGAAGCCGGGCTGCTCGCACCGGACCCTCCGCGCTCCGCCGCTGCCGCCCTGGCGTCGGGCCGCCAACTGCGCGAGACAATCGACCGGGCCGTACTGGCGGTCGCAGACGGCCGGCTGCCCACAGCCGACGACATCATGGCGCTCAACCGATCAGCAGCGCAGGCCCCGCGCCCCGCCCTGCAGATCGCCATCACGGACGGGCGCCTGGAGCCTGCCGGCACCACGGACCTGGCCACCGACCCCGCGGTCGCCTTGGCGCTCGTCGCTCAGGATGCCGTCGATCTACTTCTGTCCGCCGAGATCCGGCGCGTACGCGTCTGCGGCGCGGACACCTGCGCCCTGCGCTTCTTGGACCGCTCCCCTGCCCACAACCGCCGCTGGTGCTCCATGGCGCGCTGCGGCAACCGCACCAAGGTCCGCCTCCACCAGGCCCGGGCCAGACGGAGCGAGCACACCCCGAGAGGCTGA
- a CDS encoding helix-turn-helix domain-containing protein — MDARLDRDMSNCSIARTLEVVGEKWTILILREVWYGSSRFGDFERVLGCPRNLLAARLRMLVEEGILATETYKEPGARSRPKYVITPKGMDLVPAVMGLLQWGDRYRADPEGPAVLTRHRGCGAHVNVHVRCEQGHSVREEDIESVPGPAFRMKAAE, encoded by the coding sequence ATGGACGCCCGACTCGACCGGGACATGTCGAACTGCTCGATCGCCCGGACCCTCGAGGTCGTGGGGGAGAAGTGGACGATCCTGATCCTGCGCGAGGTCTGGTACGGCTCGTCCCGCTTCGGCGACTTCGAACGTGTCCTCGGCTGTCCCCGCAATCTTCTCGCTGCCCGGCTTCGGATGCTGGTCGAGGAAGGGATCCTGGCCACCGAGACCTACAAGGAGCCGGGTGCGCGGAGTCGGCCGAAGTACGTGATCACTCCGAAGGGCATGGATCTCGTGCCGGCCGTGATGGGGCTCCTGCAGTGGGGCGACCGGTATCGCGCCGATCCGGAGGGGCCGGCCGTGCTGACGCGGCACCGTGGGTGCGGCGCGCACGTCAACGTCCACGTCCGCTGCGAACAAGGCCACTCCGTGCGGGAGGAAGACATCGAGAGCGTTCCTGGGCCCGCTTTTCGCATGAAGGCCGCCGAGTGA